One Engystomops pustulosus chromosome 11, aEngPut4.maternal, whole genome shotgun sequence DNA window includes the following coding sequences:
- the RBP4 gene encoding retinol-binding protein 4 codes for MDLKVFGLFIALCYFGSSAAYKHHRDCRVSHFRVMENFDRLRYSGTWYAVAKKDPEGLFLIDNVVAKFNVEPDGRMTATARGRVMVFRGVSTCADMVGKFQETDDPAKFRMQYYGVLSYLEKGLDDHWVVDTDYDNYAVHYSCRELAYDGTCLDSYSFIFSRDPTGLTPEIQRIVRKRQEELCLDRKYRVVVHNGDC; via the exons ATGGACCTTAAAGTTTTTGGGCTGTTTATTGCCCTGTGCTATTTTGGAAGCTCTGCAGCCTACAAACACCACAGAGACTGCCGTGTCAGCCACTTCAGAGTGATGGAGAATTTTGACAGACTTCGG TATTCCGGGACTTGGTATGCAGTAGCAAAGAAGGACCCAGAAGGACTGTTTCTTATTGACAATGTTGTGGCCAAGTTCAATGTTGAGCCTGATGGAAGAATGACGGCAACAGCCAGAGGCAGAGTTATGGTTTTCAG AGGAGTGAGTACATGTGCCGATATGGTTGGCAAATTCCAAGAGACCGATGATCCCGCTAAATTCAGGATGCAGTATTATGGTGTCCTCTCATACCTGGAAAAGGGAC TTGATGACCACTGGGTGGTGGATACTGACTACGACAACTACGCCGTTCACTATTCATGCCGGGAGCTTGCTTATGATGGCACATGTCTGGACAGCTACTCCTTCATCTTCTCCCGTGACCCCACTGGCCTGACTCCAGAAATACAAAGAATCGTCAGAAAAAGGCAGGAGGAACTCTGCTTGGACCGAAAATACAGAGTCGTTGTCCACAATG GGGATTGTTAA
- the FFAR4 gene encoding free fatty acid receptor 4 produces the protein MAAGSSPLSTMGYLLLSCQFEEQCNFTYFNFYSEFDKTLVVKVVETILLSIVFLFSCFVNISAIFLLVRKKKVVTANCFVLNLFCSDLLFISMIPLILVIRWSEVWILGDFFCHLLFYVICLSGCVILISLSAVSLERMICIMKVSQATTCNVKVVTVGIVTIWSFSAMTALPMCLFFKVITQRVNNKDVQVCTLVWPTITEEIAWDISFIVLDFLIPGLSIIVSYTKIYKITKEIRERMISSTAYSEVHQYRVSKRDYRLFRTLFILMISFFVMWTPVFIIVLLLLLHNLKENFILSPTVFFWITLFTFCNSIVNPILYNINLLRQKWWRVVFCGNSEDIVDTDTTTKRNGNQNASTDSK, from the exons ATGGCTGCCGGCTCATCACCCCTGTCCACAATGGGCTACTTGCTTCTATCGTGTCAGTTTGAAGAACAGTGCAACTTCACCTACTTCAACTTTTATTCTGAATTTGACAAGACCCTGGTGGTGAAAGTGGTGGAGACCATATTGCTCTCCATAGTCTTCTTATTCTCCTGCTTTGTAAACATTTCTGCCATATTCTTACTGGTCCGGAAGAAGAAAGTGGTGACTGCCAACTGCTTTGTACTGAACCTGTTTTGTTCAGACTTGCTGTTCATCAGCATGATACCCCTCATATTGGTCATCCGTTGGTCGGAGGTTTGGATCTTGGGCGATTTCTTCTGCCATCTGCTTTTTTATGTAATTTGCCTCAGTGGTTGCGTTATCctgatctccctgtctgcagTAAGTCTGGAGAGGATGATCTGTATCATGAAGGTGTCCCAAGCCACCACCTGTAATGTAAAAGTGGTGACGGTAGGAATTGTGACCATTTGGAGCTTCTCAGCCATGACTGCCTTACCCATGTGTCTGTTCTTCAAAGTGATAACGCAGAGAGTCAATAACAAG GATGTCCAGGTCTGCACTCTCGTGTGGCCAACAATTACAGAAGAAATTGCATGGGATATTTCTTTCATAGTTTTGGACTTCTTGATACCAGGATTAAGTATTATAGTCAGCTACACGAAAATCTATAAG ATCACAAAGGAAATCCGTGAGCGGATGATCAGCAGTACGGCTTATTCTGAAGTCCACCAGTACCGGGTCTCCAAGCGAGACTACAGACTCTTCAGGACCCTCTTCATTCTCATGATCTCTTTTTTTGTCATGTGGACCCCCGTGTTTATAATTGTTCTCTTGCTCCTCCTTCATAACCTGAAAGAGAACTTTATCTTGTCGCCAACTGTTTTCTTCTGGATCACGTTGTTTACGTTTTGCAACTCAATAGTTAACCCAATTTTGTACAACATTAATTTGCTCAGGCAGAAATGGTGGAGGGTCGTCTTTTGTGGAAACTCTGAGGACATTGTGGATACCGACACCACCACAAAGCGCAATGGCAACCAAAATGCCTCAACGGATAGTAAATAA